ACGTCCCGCCCGAACTCCGCCCAACCGCGCGGCGTGGCCTGATGCTCGTGATCGCGCAAATGCCGCGGTGCGCCCGCATCGAGCAGCGCCGCCACCAGTCCACTACGGCCGTGCATGGCCGCCCAGTGCAGCGCGGTGGCCCCCATGCCGTCTTGAACATCCACCGGCCAGCCGACCGCCAAACACGCGCGCACGCTGTCTTCGCGGCCGCGCGACGCCGCCCATGGCAGCAACCGTTGATCATCTTCGGACAGCCGGGCAAACCATCCGGCCGTCACGGCCGCACGCGCCGCACTGGCGTCACCACGACCACAGGCCGCGAGCAGTTGCTCATCCGGGGAGAGCGGCTCAACCGGTGAACCAGCCTTCTCCAGCAGCTCAGCCAGCTCTGCAAAGCCCCGGCGCGCGGCCAAGCGCCACGCGCTCATACCGTCAGCTCGACGAAGCGTCACATCGGCGCCATGCGCCAACAGGGCCCGCAACACATCGACAGACTGCCCCTGCCACGCGGCCACATGCAGTGCGGTCTCCTGCATGGCCGATGAGCGCACGTTGGGATTGGCGCCATGTTGCAGCAGCCAATCGAATCCGCGCCGCACCGCCGATCCCTCTGCGATATCAAACCAGCGCAGCAGAAAGTACAGCGGTGTATTGCCCCAATCGCCCACGTGATTGAGATCCACGTGATACTCGAGCAGCAAGGCCAGTGCCGCTTCGTGAAAATGCTCGGCCGCGTGAAACACTGACTCGCCGTCGTTTGGTGTAGCGCCGGCAGCCAGCAGCCGACGCGCGACCGATGGTACCTCGCGATGTCCCGTCACGAAGTACAGCGCGGAGACCCCATATCGTGACTCGCGCGCATTGGGATCGGCGCCGGCAGCAAGCAGCACGGCCA
This portion of the Gemmatimonas sp. UBA7669 genome encodes:
- a CDS encoding ankyrin repeat domain-containing protein; translation: MDEFFSLLERGDGGALLQYGAAHPELAVTDAHLAAALGRADVLRGLLVRDTEAVRRTAGPQAFTPLLTACASPLHGRSSVHDAALDETVAVLLAAGADPNARESRYGVSALYFVTGHREVPSVARRLLAAGATPNDGESVFHAAEHFHEAALALLLEYHVDLNHVGDWGNTPLYFLLRWFDIAEGSAVRRGFDWLLQHGANPNVRSSAMQETALHVAAWQGQSVDVLRALLAHGADVTLRRADGMSAWRLAARRGFAELAELLEKAGSPVEPLSPDEQLLAACGRGDASAARAAVTAGWFARLSEDDQRLLPWAASRGREDSVRACLAVGWPVDVQDGMGATALHWAAMHGRSGLVAALLDAGAPRHLRDHEHQATPRGWAEFGRDVVPREEGDYVGTLALL